The sequence below is a genomic window from bacterium.
AGTGTATAGACCTCAGCTTTGGTCGAAAGCGTCCAGCAGGTATAAGAAAACCCAAAACAAAAACTGGACATTAACCCTGAAAATCGAGACTGGGTAATGAAAAAGATAATGAGAAATATCAAACTACAACTAAGTGCAGAAAAGAGAGCGGACATTAAGTTTAATCTGAAGGCAATCTCGCCAAATGGAAGAAAGGTAAAGAGTTTACCTAGTAAAAGATAGAGGGGATAACCAGGGGCATGGGCAATGCTTAATAAATAGGCACAGGTAGCCAATTCACCACTATCATCTAATCCAACTCCAGGAGTTAATGTTCGAAGATAAACACCAAAAGTAAAAAAGAAGATAAATAACGATAGCCATTTGTTCATCGGTAATATTATATATTTATTATTCCTTAAAGTCAACTTTTTTGGTAACCGTTCACCGCACAGACACAGAGACGCAGAGAAAAAATTAAAAACTATTTACCAGACGCAGGATTCCATCACGGATTTTCATCAGTGCAATCTTTTGAGGACCGACATCTCATGATTGATTAACAATTGGGTTTTGATGTCCTATGTATTCCAATGATTGCCTCAATAATCTTTTCTGTTATCTGATTTATTTCTCTGTTCCTCTGCGTCTCTGCGGTAAATTACCACCTGAACGCTTACAAAGAATCAGAATGGGACGAAAATGCATCTTTTTGATGATTTAATAAATTTTATCTTTCCATCTAAATGTAGAACTTGTGGTAAATTGCTTCCAACTTTAGCAGAAAAATATATCTGTAATGAATGTTTCTCAAAGATAAACAGGGTCAGTCCTCCTTATTGTGATAAGTGCGGAAAGATGTTAGTCGAGTCATTTAACGAGATTGAAAAACCCCTATGTGAAGAATGCCAGATTCACAAAAGACACTTTTTTAAAGCACGAATAATGGGTGTTTATGAAGGTATTTTACGAGAGAGTATTCATATATTTAAGTTTGAAAAGAAGATATGTATGCAAAAGCCACTAAGCGAATTACTGGTTAATTATCTTAAAGAACAACAAGGAGATTTAATTAGCCAGATTGACTTTATCATCCCGGTGCCATTACATCGAAAAAGATTTAGAGTGCGTGGGTTTAATCAGGCACAACTGTTAGCCTTTCATATTGGCAGGTATTTTAATCTACCATTAAATCTTGACCTGAAACGAATTAGATTTACCACGCCGCAGATGAATCTGGAAAGGGAACAGCGGATACAAAACATAAAAGGTGCATTTGCGGTAAAAAATCAGCATATAATTACGGACAAACATCTATTATTAGTCGATGATATTTTCACCACCGGAGCAACTGTAAATGAATGCAGTAAAGTGCTTATGAAAGCAGGAGCAAAACAGGTCTTTGTCTTAACATTAGCCAGGGGAAGATAATCACTGGTGGTCCACTTTAGTTTGAAAAGGGGTAAGCATTCAGATAACAGAGAGCAGTGGACAGAAATTTGTAAGCATTCAGGTGGTGTAACAAAAGGAGATGTGGAGATTAAGGAGATAGGGAGATTTATTAGAAATTAGTAGAAACTAATAGAAATTTATGGAAATTTGGGTGGTGTCTGAAAATAACGCTAAGAGTGAAATCTATGCAGATTTGGTGTAAAAAAGGGGATAAGGAGATAAAAGGAGATATGGAGATTATTCATTGTAATTTGCAAAATTTTAGAATGAATTTATCTCCTAATCTCCATAATCCCCATATCTCCTTTTCGGACACTATTTCAACCTTTATGCTAGATTGAGACACCACCGAAATTTGTTGTTTTCCACAATCAATTTCTACCTATTTCTATAAATTTCAATCTATTTCTATTATCTTATCTCCATATCACCCTTATCTCCTTATCCCCTTTCTTACACTTTTGATATATAGCCTGAACGGTTACAGAAATTTGACCTCTTCCCCTGTTAAGTTTTTAATAATCTATGTCGATATTAATTAAAGGAGGTGAATAAAGAAAGATGGCCGCAGTTACTCCTTTAGTAACTCAAGTTGATTTCCTAAAATTATTAGTTACTCAACTCGAATACCAAAATCCATTGGACCCACTAGATAATGCAGAGTTCCTTGGTCAAATGGCAGAATTCTCTAATTTACAACAATTGATTAGTTTGAACGAAAATTTCAGTGAATTGACTACTAATTTCGCATCCCTTAATAGTTCTATGCTAAAAACTCAAGCATTATCCCTCCTTAATACAGTAGTAAATTTTACAGACCCGGTAAACGGTGAGATTTTCACAG
It includes:
- a CDS encoding ComF family protein, whose product is MHLFDDLINFIFPSKCRTCGKLLPTLAEKYICNECFSKINRVSPPYCDKCGKMLVESFNEIEKPLCEECQIHKRHFFKARIMGVYEGILRESIHIFKFEKKICMQKPLSELLVNYLKEQQGDLISQIDFIIPVPLHRKRFRVRGFNQAQLLAFHIGRYFNLPLNLDLKRIRFTTPQMNLEREQRIQNIKGAFAVKNQHIITDKHLLLVDDIFTTGATVNECSKVLMKAGAKQVFVLTLARGR
- a CDS encoding flagellar hook capping FlgD N-terminal domain-containing protein, which codes for MAAVTPLVTQVDFLKLLVTQLEYQNPLDPLDNAEFLGQMAEFSNLQQLISLNENFSELTTNFASLNSSMLKTQALSLLNTVVNFTDPVNGEIFTGMVYQVKFIEGIPKLTVIHDQGTSEIGLDNIISVMVR